In the Sphingobacterium sp. PCS056 genome, TAGTTCGATGATATGTAAAAGTTTCCCAGGTTTTAATCGGTGTTCATAGTCATCCGCATTCCACAATTGAAAATTTACAGTGTTTTCTGTACGAGTAACTCCACCACAATCAATAAAAGTTTTATTGATCTGACCTACTTCAGTAACGTGGAAATGTTCAGGTACAAAAGTTCCATCTTCTAATTGGAATTCAACATTTTCTAATGTTGGAAGGATTTGTTTGATTTCTGATAATTTCATGATTTTTTATATTAGTTTATCGTTATATTACGATGTTTGTATGTGAAAAAAATTACTTCTGCTTGTATGTAGGCTAAACAATTAGTGGCTCTTAGCAGACCTTAACAACATTTTTGATTATTTACGGATAAGATTATATTACCAAAATAGGCTTTTAATAATCCAAATGCTTTTTCGTCTATACAGTAGCAAATGGATGTCCCTTCGATATTTCCCTTTATTAGACCGGCATTTTTTAATTCTTTCAAATGCTGTGAAATCGTGGACTGCGCTAGCGGTAACTCATCAACAATATCACTACAGATACACGTATTGACTTTTAAAAGATATTCTATTATAGCAATACGAGCAGGATGGCCAAGTGCCTTAGCGATGTTTGCGATATGGTTTTGCTGATCCGTAAAGTGTATTGTTTTTGTAGTTCCCATATTCTAATATAAATACCATCGCAATATTACGATTAATATTTTAAAAAGCTATATTTATTTAAAAATTTCTAATCAATTTTTCATGTCATTGCTAATGCATATTGCATCAGTAAAGAATATTTGTTAGATTTGTTTAAACAAAAAGGAAATGGTGTTCTTCCTTAACCAACCGCCCTCAAAAAGCTGATGACGCCTGATTAAAATTAAATGTTCAACATTTTAATCAGGTTTATTATGTTTTTAAAATCCGAAATCCACCACAATAGTAATTTTGAGTTATCAGGTCTCACTCTGCAAATTTGTA is a window encoding:
- a CDS encoding ArsR/SmtB family transcription factor, translated to MGTTKTIHFTDQQNHIANIAKALGHPARIAIIEYLLKVNTCICSDIVDELPLAQSTISQHLKELKNAGLIKGNIEGTSICYCIDEKAFGLLKAYFGNIILSVNNQKCC
- a CDS encoding DUF6428 family protein, producing MKLSEIKQILPTLENVEFQLEDGTFVPEHFHVTEVGQINKTFIDCGGVTRTENTVNFQLWNADDYEHRLKPGKLLHIIELSETKLNIGDHEIEVEYQSSTIGKYGLEFNGKNFVLTNKKTACLAQDACGIPSQLTVVESKSNSCTPGSGCC